In Clostridium sp. DL-VIII, the following proteins share a genomic window:
- a CDS encoding ABC transporter ATP-binding protein/permease, whose translation MSLLELKNISKYYKLKGSEKFQVLNTISLSFNTGELVSIIGESGSGKSTLMNLIGGLDSNFSGELFVNGRDVKKLKKRELDKYRKNEVGFIFQSFNLINHLSVLDNVTIAMTLSNVRKKERIKRAREILENLGLEKHISKKPNQLSGGQKQRVAIARALINDPEIIIADEPTGSLDSKTTMQVLQIMKDIAQRGKLVIMVTHSEKVAASSTRIVKIADGSIIDDKEVLKTEGKNAHEEQETLNKNKRRQNLSILSSIKLALNNMKEKFARNILVSIGSSIGIMSIILMLSLGNGVKAYFNKTMNSYVNPLVIEVNMPSSDEDNVNLDFTTVQKPDINSTKPFEEEDITKLSQIQNVSSVEKGYTIISFGVNSLVYNNKTNNIVKISTISSNITNSNVEKGSLPKEGEILINKALSDEIGSDIIGQKVNMHILINQKIVNRDFIISGVYTSTGGDLTASMKAVFLNYSDLEKLYSDNNNKLKPNVVYVNTTNSNYTAGIKDKIKGLGYVESSQEELTSMFNQMIDVLTYVLSGIAGISLVVSAIMIIVVMYISVVERTKEIGIIKAIGARAKDIRRIFISEAFLIGFFSGAIGIAGAYVLGRFINVMSNKLFALNIFLLRKYYIALGMGVSIIISVLAGLLPANKAARLDPVESLRRE comes from the coding sequence ATGAGTTTATTAGAATTGAAAAATATAAGTAAGTATTATAAATTAAAAGGAAGTGAAAAGTTTCAGGTATTAAATACGATAAGCCTTTCTTTTAATACAGGGGAATTAGTATCAATTATTGGAGAGTCAGGTAGCGGAAAATCCACTTTAATGAATTTAATAGGCGGATTAGATTCAAATTTTAGTGGTGAATTATTTGTAAATGGAAGAGATGTTAAGAAACTAAAGAAAAGAGAACTTGATAAATATAGGAAAAATGAAGTGGGATTTATTTTTCAAAGTTTCAACTTGATAAATCATTTATCTGTTTTAGACAATGTGACAATTGCTATGACCTTATCTAATGTTCGAAAAAAAGAACGGATTAAACGAGCAAGGGAGATACTTGAAAATCTAGGCTTAGAGAAGCACATAAGCAAAAAGCCAAATCAATTGTCAGGAGGACAAAAGCAAAGAGTTGCTATAGCTAGAGCTTTAATTAATGATCCAGAAATAATTATTGCAGATGAACCTACAGGCAGTTTAGATTCAAAGACTACAATGCAGGTTTTACAGATAATGAAGGACATAGCACAAAGAGGAAAACTTGTAATTATGGTCACTCATTCTGAAAAGGTAGCAGCTTCTTCAACCAGAATAGTAAAAATAGCAGATGGAAGTATTATTGATGATAAAGAAGTCTTAAAAACAGAAGGTAAAAATGCTCATGAAGAGCAGGAAACATTGAATAAGAATAAGCGTAGACAAAATTTAAGTATATTATCATCTATAAAACTTGCTCTTAATAATATGAAAGAAAAGTTTGCAAGAAATATATTAGTTTCTATAGGGAGTAGCATTGGAATAATGAGTATTATTTTAATGCTATCCTTAGGCAATGGCGTTAAGGCTTATTTTAATAAAACTATGAATAGCTATGTTAACCCTTTAGTAATTGAAGTTAACATGCCAAGTTCTGACGAAGATAATGTTAATTTGGATTTTACAACAGTTCAAAAGCCAGATATAAATTCAACGAAGCCTTTTGAAGAAGAAGATATTACTAAATTGTCTCAAATACAAAATGTGTCATCTGTAGAAAAAGGGTATACCATAATTTCTTTTGGTGTTAATTCATTGGTTTATAATAATAAAACCAATAATATAGTGAAAATCTCAACAATATCTTCAAATATAACAAATTCAAATGTTGAAAAGGGAAGCTTGCCTAAGGAAGGGGAAATATTAATTAATAAAGCTTTAAGTGATGAAATAGGCAGCGATATTATTGGGCAGAAAGTCAACATGCACATATTGATTAATCAGAAGATTGTAAATAGAGATTTTATTATAAGTGGAGTTTATACGAGTACAGGAGGAGATTTAACTGCATCGATGAAAGCTGTCTTTTTAAATTACTCAGACTTAGAAAAATTGTATTCAGATAATAATAATAAATTAAAACCTAATGTAGTTTATGTAAATACAACTAATAGTAATTATACAGCTGGAATTAAAGATAAAATTAAGGGGCTTGGATATGTAGAATCTTCCCAGGAAGAATTAACTTCTATGTTCAATCAAATGATAGATGTTTTAACTTATGTCTTATCAGGTATTGCAGGAATATCTCTAGTGGTATCAGCAATTATGATAATCGTTGTTATGTATATTAGTGTTGTTGAGAGAACAAAAGAAATAGGAATAATTAAAGCTATAGGAGCTCGAGCGAAAGATATTAGAAGGATTTTTATTTCAGAAGCTTTTTTAATAGGTTTTTTTAGCGGAGCGATTGGAATTGCTGGAGCGTATGTTTTAGGAAGATTCATAAATGTTATGTCTAATAAATTATTTGCTTTGAATATTTTTCTATTGAGAAAATATTATATCGCATTAGGAATGGGCGTAAGTATTATAATAAGCGTCTTGGCTGGACTTTTGCCGGCTAATAAGGCAGCTAGACTTGATCCAGTAGAATCCTTGAGAAGAGAATGA
- a CDS encoding 5'-nucleotidase C-terminal domain-containing protein → MIMRKEKKISILLIVAIMLSNFVMFVPIKVARADVTNYTNNVAVSDISDATTGAAATVTTGPAVSTKNLDIIEITDFHGQLLDTKNNEVGAALANSVENAADTNSKNTLIIGGGDLYQGTPISNLSKGVPVQKVLSKMGMEVTALGNHEFDWGLDTINNETMQGAGYEIVCSNLHNRKDDTRPYKPYKIIEKDGTRIAVIGAILNDVPTIVLPANIANYKVTDAAEEINSCAKKIRDNNEADVVLAVVHDGENSLDNIISNLHGVDAVFGGHTHTIEDKVVKDADNKDVPKLNACNAGKGYIDLKISLDENNKIIGFSKKCTNWNGVTVNSDTPVDKECKEIVDEANADLAPIFKEILGSDDVDYTSEQNDNPFGESQLGDWMADVVKNNVNADVGMVNNGGIRLSPIPKGNITLSTIFYLMPFDNTITTVNMTGAQLKNLIEQAIADNTGKGLQVSGIKITYDSSKPSYVKAVTDSDGKVITPEVPGQRVKSIAREKDGTTIKDDDKLTVAAPDFVATGGDNFTEFTLPEIKNTYVDTHTLVRDALIQDVKKNGKIVVNLDERIKNDTDSAGSPVETTINGAKALASQGTLVKVTGYVSGVNGKTVFLQDNPANPTAGIVVYNTCGAKISNGDKITTTGKLSIYNGLTEITPSKVSDVTTVSNGNTIIPKEVTIGDINDDLQGELIKIKNAAFKSIDTTASSIISDSTGSIAIYKMPVIAGLKANDVKDVTANVSKYNTFELIVTDPSEIADPGSSQVGLASTISILATSDIHGNVLNFDYGTNKAPAKGQGLAKVSTYVNNVRASNPNVMLVDDGDTIQGTPLSYYYDMIDKNSFYPMAKVMGAMKYDTETLGNHEFNYGLETLNRVINDYKSQGIHVLSANTYENDGSNYVEPYYIKAFNINGKSVKVGILGLTTKCIPNWEDPEHYKGLHFNDLVDEAKKWVPVVKGKGADIVIVTAHSGEEGASDVIPENQIKAIATGVSGIDAIVAGHAHSVINDTSLKNPDGKVVPVVEPGKWGNYVSQIDISIDGNNNLSGIKTKNVAMDNTIAEDPNIVSLIEPYQEKTLDYTATVIGQATDAFSGDGQTTNPTAIMELINKIQAQTAQAQLSIAAPLSSSANIPKGNITIKDIMGTYVYENYLYGIKMNGAQLKKWMEYSMRYYKQAASKTDLIEKDPVLNVPDYNLDQLYGATYDVDLTKPVGNRIVNLKYNGKTINDTDIFTVAINDYRYNGGGGFMQAAGISNTDPSIVTYSSAKALGDDGQVRSLMMSYIKAGQIISPTCSNNWKLYTENVPINNTGSNGSSGDSNNTGSSSSGSHHHSSSSDSNDDNTSNTSSNSNNSSSNSNNSGNNNVQTGQNNNVSKNNWSKISGKWYYLNDQGTKIVNTWKQINNQWYHFGKDGIMETGWLKDSNGKWYYLQENGAMKTGWLLDKDNNWYYLNNDGSMTDGWFEDSDGKWYYFGENGVMAKDEYIGDYYVNENGEYAA, encoded by the coding sequence ATAATTATGAGAAAAGAAAAAAAGATAAGTATATTGCTAATTGTAGCAATTATGCTGTCAAACTTTGTTATGTTTGTTCCAATTAAGGTAGCAAGGGCAGATGTAACAAACTATACTAACAATGTTGCAGTTTCTGATATATCTGATGCTACGACTGGTGCTGCAGCTACTGTCACAACTGGGCCAGCTGTAAGTACCAAAAATTTAGATATAATAGAAATTACAGATTTTCATGGTCAACTTTTAGATACTAAAAATAATGAAGTTGGCGCAGCATTAGCAAATTCAGTAGAAAATGCAGCTGATACTAATTCAAAAAATACTTTAATAATTGGAGGCGGGGATTTATATCAAGGGACACCAATATCAAATCTTTCTAAAGGAGTTCCAGTACAGAAGGTATTATCAAAAATGGGAATGGAGGTGACAGCTCTTGGAAATCATGAATTCGATTGGGGTTTAGATACAATAAATAATGAAACTATGCAGGGTGCAGGATATGAAATTGTCTGTTCCAACTTGCACAATAGAAAAGATGACACAAGGCCATATAAACCATATAAGATAATAGAGAAAGATGGTACAAGAATAGCTGTAATAGGAGCTATATTAAATGATGTCCCTACTATAGTGTTGCCAGCCAATATAGCTAATTATAAAGTTACAGATGCAGCAGAAGAAATAAATTCTTGCGCTAAAAAAATTAGAGATAATAATGAAGCAGATGTTGTTCTTGCAGTAGTACATGATGGGGAGAATTCATTAGATAATATTATAAGTAATTTGCATGGGGTAGATGCGGTCTTTGGAGGGCATACTCATACAATTGAGGATAAGGTTGTAAAGGATGCAGATAATAAGGATGTACCAAAATTAAATGCTTGTAATGCAGGTAAAGGATATATAGATTTAAAAATTTCTTTAGACGAAAACAATAAAATAATTGGCTTTTCAAAAAAATGTACAAATTGGAATGGAGTTACTGTGAACAGTGACACTCCTGTGGATAAAGAATGTAAGGAAATTGTTGATGAGGCTAATGCTGATTTAGCACCAATTTTTAAAGAAATTTTAGGCTCTGATGATGTGGACTATACAAGTGAACAAAATGATAACCCTTTTGGAGAATCTCAACTTGGAGATTGGATGGCAGATGTTGTGAAAAACAATGTAAATGCTGATGTAGGCATGGTTAATAACGGAGGCATAAGATTAAGTCCCATTCCTAAGGGAAATATTACTTTAAGTACTATTTTTTATTTAATGCCATTTGATAATACCATTACTACAGTTAATATGACTGGTGCACAGCTTAAAAATCTTATTGAACAGGCAATTGCTGATAATACTGGAAAAGGGCTTCAAGTTTCAGGAATAAAAATTACTTATGATTCATCTAAGCCTTCCTATGTAAAAGCAGTTACAGATTCAGATGGAAAAGTTATAACACCTGAAGTTCCAGGTCAAAGGGTTAAAAGTATAGCTAGAGAAAAAGATGGAACAACTATAAAGGATGATGATAAGTTAACAGTAGCTGCTCCAGACTTTGTTGCTACAGGAGGAGATAATTTTACAGAGTTTACATTGCCAGAAATTAAGAATACCTATGTGGACACTCATACTCTTGTAAGGGATGCCTTAATTCAAGATGTTAAGAAAAATGGGAAAATAGTTGTGAACTTAGATGAAAGAATAAAAAATGATACGGACTCAGCTGGTTCCCCAGTAGAAACGACAATTAATGGAGCTAAGGCTTTAGCATCTCAAGGTACTTTGGTTAAAGTAACAGGCTATGTAAGCGGAGTAAATGGAAAGACTGTATTTTTACAAGATAATCCTGCAAATCCAACTGCAGGAATAGTAGTATATAATACATGTGGAGCAAAGATCTCAAATGGAGACAAGATTACAACTACAGGAAAGTTATCTATTTATAATGGGTTAACGGAAATAACTCCAAGTAAAGTATCGGATGTTACGACTGTAAGTAATGGAAATACAATTATACCTAAAGAAGTAACAATAGGAGATATTAATGATGACTTGCAGGGAGAATTAATCAAAATTAAAAATGCTGCTTTTAAAAGTATAGATACAACTGCATCTTCAATTATAAGTGATTCTACAGGCAGCATTGCAATATATAAAATGCCAGTCATAGCGGGATTAAAGGCTAATGATGTAAAGGATGTTACAGCTAATGTATCGAAATATAATACCTTTGAATTAATAGTGACAGATCCAAGTGAAATTGCTGATCCTGGAAGTAGTCAGGTTGGCTTAGCATCTACAATATCAATATTAGCTACTTCTGATATTCATGGTAATGTGTTAAATTTTGATTATGGTACAAATAAAGCACCTGCTAAAGGTCAAGGATTAGCTAAGGTTTCAACATATGTGAATAATGTAAGAGCTTCTAATCCAAATGTCATGTTAGTTGATGATGGAGACACAATTCAAGGAACTCCACTTTCTTATTATTATGACATGATAGATAAAAATTCTTTTTACCCAATGGCAAAGGTTATGGGAGCAATGAAGTATGATACAGAAACTTTAGGAAACCATGAATTTAATTATGGTCTTGAAACCTTAAACAGAGTAATCAATGACTATAAGAGTCAAGGAATTCATGTTTTATCTGCTAATACCTATGAAAATGATGGCTCAAATTATGTAGAGCCATATTATATTAAAGCATTCAATATAAATGGGAAGAGTGTAAAAGTTGGAATATTAGGATTAACAACTAAGTGCATTCCAAACTGGGAGGATCCTGAGCATTATAAAGGTCTTCATTTCAATGATTTAGTCGACGAAGCTAAAAAGTGGGTGCCAGTTGTGAAAGGCAAAGGAGCTGATATTGTAATTGTAACAGCACATAGTGGAGAAGAAGGAGCTAGCGATGTTATTCCTGAAAATCAGATAAAAGCTATAGCAACCGGAGTATCTGGTATAGATGCCATAGTTGCAGGACATGCCCATTCAGTAATAAATGATACAAGCTTGAAAAATCCGGATGGAAAGGTTGTACCAGTAGTGGAACCAGGAAAGTGGGGAAATTATGTATCACAAATAGATATAAGTATAGATGGGAATAATAATTTAAGTGGAATAAAAACTAAAAATGTTGCAATGGACAATACTATTGCAGAAGATCCTAATATAGTTTCATTAATAGAACCATATCAGGAAAAAACGTTAGATTATACAGCAACAGTAATAGGACAGGCAACGGATGCATTTTCTGGGGATGGGCAAACTACTAATCCAACGGCTATAATGGAATTAATAAATAAAATTCAAGCTCAAACAGCACAAGCACAATTGTCAATAGCGGCACCACTAAGTTCATCTGCCAATATACCAAAGGGAAACATAACTATTAAGGATATTATGGGAACTTATGTATATGAAAATTATCTTTATGGAATAAAGATGAATGGGGCTCAGTTAAAAAAATGGATGGAATATTCTATGAGATATTATAAGCAGGCTGCAAGTAAAACAGATCTAATTGAAAAAGATCCTGTATTAAATGTTCCAGATTATAATTTAGATCAGTTATATGGAGCAACTTATGATGTGGATCTAACAAAGCCAGTCGGAAACAGAATAGTTAATTTAAAATATAATGGAAAAACAATTAATGATACAGATATATTTACAGTAGCTATAAATGATTATAGATATAATGGTGGCGGTGGTTTTATGCAGGCTGCTGGAATCAGTAATACAGATCCTAGCATAGTTACTTATAGTTCAGCAAAAGCTTTAGGAGATGATGGACAGGTTAGAAGCTTAATGATGTCATATATTAAAGCAGGTCAAATAATAAGTCCAACTTGCTCAAACAACTGGAAACTTTATACAGAAAATGTTCCGATAAATAATACAGGATCCAACGGTTCAAGTGGTGATTCTAATAATACTGGTAGTAGTTCAAGTGGTTCGCATCACCATAGTTCAAGCAGTGACAGCAATGATGATAATACATCTAATACTTCAAGTAATTCTAATAATAGCTCAAGCAATTCTAATAATAGTGGAAATAATAATGTGCAAACAGGGCAAAATAACAATGTATCCAAAAATAATTGGAGCAAAATAAGTGGTAAGTGGTATTATTTGAACGATCAAGGAACAAAAATAGTAAATACTTGGAAACAAATTAATAATCAATGGTATCACTTTGGAAAAGATGGAATTATGGAAACAGGATGGCTTAAAGATAGTAATGGAAAGTGGTACTATCTTCAAGAAAATGGTGCGATGAAAACAGGGTGGCTATTAGATAAGGATAATAATTGGTATTATTTGAATAATGATGGCTCCATGACAGATGGATGGTTTGAAGATAGTGATGGTAAATGGTATTATTTTGGCGAAAATGGAGTAATGGCTAAAGATGAATATATTGGAGATTACTATGTAAATGAGAATGGAGAATACGCTGCATAA
- a CDS encoding PrsW family glutamic-type intramembrane protease encodes MERNMEDCKSCKGKDSDSSKTCSSCGSNGTLPSQNDNNSVLNKQAEDNSESFLDNPRTLTPRGIAIKLKLTDLIVNVFKKHTPEERENTFICGTALTSPKENEICSKWPKPWLYSRVFILFALTFIGLVALLGIFRNILAYPGIVFIGALMIPFSLLVFFWEVNAPRNINIFDVVKIFFLGGISSLLMTMILDTVVSIRDVDYYGAVIIGITEEMAKFIVVAYFLRGSEKKYILNGLLLGAAIGSGFAVFETAGYIFAYGSEIYEMISIIYTRGIFAFGGHIVWAAISGAALAMVKEDNRLKIKYIFNIKFLKYFVTVIVLHAIWDMPIYIGDLPYVQIVLTITAWIIILMLISAGLKQISSLTFARRA; translated from the coding sequence ATGGAGAGAAACATGGAAGACTGTAAAAGCTGCAAGGGAAAAGATTCTGATAGTTCAAAAACTTGCAGCTCATGTGGTTCTAATGGTACTTTGCCATCTCAAAATGATAATAATTCTGTTCTTAATAAGCAGGCAGAGGATAATTCGGAAAGTTTCTTGGATAACCCAAGGACTCTTACGCCTAGAGGTATAGCAATTAAATTAAAGCTGACAGATTTAATAGTCAATGTATTTAAGAAACATACTCCAGAAGAAAGAGAAAACACATTTATTTGCGGAACAGCTTTAACCTCACCTAAGGAAAATGAAATTTGTTCTAAGTGGCCTAAACCTTGGTTATATTCAAGAGTTTTTATTCTATTTGCATTAACATTTATTGGTCTTGTGGCATTACTCGGGATTTTTAGAAATATATTAGCATATCCGGGAATTGTATTTATAGGCGCTTTGATGATACCATTTTCCTTACTTGTTTTTTTCTGGGAAGTGAATGCTCCAAGAAATATTAATATTTTTGATGTGGTTAAAATATTTTTTCTTGGAGGAATTTCTTCCTTGCTTATGACAATGATATTAGATACAGTGGTTTCTATTAGGGATGTAGACTATTATGGCGCAGTCATAATAGGTATTACTGAAGAGATGGCTAAATTCATTGTAGTTGCATATTTTTTAAGAGGAAGTGAGAAGAAATATATATTAAATGGGTTGCTTCTTGGAGCAGCAATTGGATCTGGATTTGCAGTTTTTGAAACAGCTGGATATATATTTGCTTATGGCTCAGAAATCTATGAGATGATAAGTATAATTTATACAAGAGGAATTTTTGCTTTTGGAGGACATATTGTCTGGGCGGCTATCTCTGGAGCAGCTTTGGCAATGGTGAAAGAAGATAATAGATTAAAAATAAAATATATCTTTAACATTAAATTTCTTAAATATTTTGTTACTGTAATAGTATTACATGCAATTTGGGATATGCCTATATACATTGGAGATCTTCCTTATGTTCAAATAGTACTTACCATAACAGCATGGATTATTATATTAATGTTAATTAGTGCAGGATTAAAACAAATTTCAAGTTTGACTTTTGCACGAAGAGCCTAA
- a CDS encoding GNAT family N-acetyltransferase, giving the protein MNLKQLSIKDIEEVYYKYAEKDFPPEELKPFDMIEKLIKKKIYICYGLYEKEQLLAYAFLVTGKSYLLIDYYAVCSEHRDKGIGSRFLSILKDQFKNYDGIIVEVEKIEDAPDEDEKIIRKRRIDFYKRNEMEMTKISICLFNVNYSIMCLCSSKVEDLDIYKGLESIYHEIIPEELYLQYVKLILN; this is encoded by the coding sequence ATGAATTTAAAACAATTAAGTATTAAAGACATTGAGGAAGTATATTATAAATATGCAGAGAAAGATTTTCCTCCTGAAGAATTAAAGCCTTTTGATATGATAGAGAAACTTATAAAGAAGAAAATTTATATATGTTATGGATTGTATGAGAAGGAACAGCTACTAGCTTATGCATTTTTAGTTACTGGAAAGTCATATTTGTTAATTGACTATTATGCAGTCTGCTCTGAGCATAGAGATAAAGGAATAGGAAGCAGATTTTTAAGTATTTTGAAAGATCAATTTAAAAATTATGATGGAATAATTGTGGAAGTAGAAAAGATTGAAGATGCTCCCGATGAAGATGAAAAGATAATTCGAAAAAGAAGAATAGATTTTTATAAACGAAATGAAATGGAAATGACTAAAATATCGATTTGCTTATTCAATGTAAATTATTCGATTATGTGCTTATGTAGCAGCAAAGTGGAAGATTTAGATATTTATAAAGGTTTAGAGAGCATTTACCATGAAATTATTCCGGAAGAATTATATTTGCAGTATGTTAAATTAATATTAAATTAG
- a CDS encoding Fe-only nitrogenase accessory AnfO family protein: MVNEIAVYINKLDEIADLNETGIIKIFSKDNNWRVIRELPFKFHSTKGKEDIRLDTLNIAEILGSCKIFVAKEFSDLAYTMLEGLGVSTWKMKGRSSEVLDYILEKEKEEAEEIKIIDSENFNDKNQTVKPMEIGNNGCYILNVRELQDRNIGITTKQALMPFLNEGNFNELILTCSHIPGWLESYLTKLNFNFQFSEVGEGDYLIIVNKK, encoded by the coding sequence ATGGTTAATGAGATTGCAGTATATATAAATAAATTAGACGAAATTGCAGATTTAAATGAAACTGGAATTATTAAAATATTTTCAAAAGATAATAATTGGAGGGTTATAAGGGAGCTCCCATTTAAATTTCATAGTACAAAAGGAAAAGAGGATATAAGATTAGATACTCTTAATATTGCAGAGATACTTGGAAGCTGTAAAATTTTTGTGGCAAAAGAATTTTCTGATTTAGCATATACAATGCTTGAAGGCCTGGGGGTTAGTACTTGGAAAATGAAGGGCAGGTCAAGTGAAGTTCTCGATTATATATTAGAAAAGGAGAAGGAAGAAGCTGAGGAGATTAAAATTATAGATTCAGAAAATTTCAATGATAAAAATCAAACTGTTAAGCCAATGGAGATCGGAAATAATGGATGCTATATTTTAAACGTAAGGGAACTACAAGACCGTAATATCGGTATCACAACAAAGCAAGCTTTAATGCCTTTTTTAAATGAAGGAAATTTCAATGAACTAATATTAACATGTAGTCATATTCCAGGTTGGCTGGAAAGTTATTTAACTAAGCTCAATTTCAATTTTCAGTTTTCAGAAGTAGGAGAAGGGGATTATTTGATAATAGTAAACAAAAAATAA
- a CDS encoding NAD(P)-dependent alcohol dehydrogenase: MKGFAMLGINEVGWIEKEKPIAGPYDAIVRPIAVSPCTSDIHTVYEGALGERHNMILGHEAVGEIVEVGSEVKEFKAGDRVIVPCTTPDWRSLEVQAGFQQHSNGMLAGWKFSNFKDGVFAEYFHVNDADVNLAILPKEIPIESAVMITDMMTTGFHGAELADIQMGSSVAVIGIGAVGLMAIAGAKLRGAGRIIGVGSRKACVESAKFYGATDIINYKHNHIVQQIMRITNGKGVDRVIIAGGDTKTLSQAVEIVKPGGVISNINYYGREGTLEIPRVEWGCGMAHKTIKGGLCPGGRLRAEMLKDMVMYNRIDLSKLVTHVFYGFEHIEEALMLMKEKPKNLIKAVVVI, encoded by the coding sequence ATGAAAGGTTTTGCAATGTTAGGTATTAATGAAGTTGGTTGGATTGAAAAGGAAAAACCAATAGCAGGTCCATATGATGCAATAGTACGTCCAATAGCAGTGTCACCATGCACATCCGATATTCACACTGTTTATGAAGGTGCGCTTGGAGAAAGACATAATATGATTTTAGGTCATGAAGCTGTAGGCGAAATTGTTGAGGTTGGGAGTGAAGTTAAGGAGTTTAAAGCTGGAGATAGAGTAATAGTTCCTTGTACAACTCCAGATTGGAGATCTTTAGAAGTCCAGGCGGGATTTCAGCAACATTCAAATGGCATGCTTGCAGGATGGAAATTTTCAAATTTTAAGGATGGAGTGTTTGCAGAGTATTTTCATGTAAACGATGCAGATGTGAACCTTGCGATATTACCTAAAGAAATACCTATAGAAAGTGCTGTTATGATAACAGACATGATGACTACTGGTTTTCATGGTGCAGAACTTGCAGATATACAAATGGGATCTAGTGTTGCAGTAATTGGTATAGGAGCAGTTGGTTTAATGGCTATTGCTGGAGCAAAGCTAAGAGGAGCAGGCAGAATCATAGGTGTAGGAAGCAGAAAAGCCTGCGTTGAGTCAGCAAAATTTTACGGAGCAACAGATATTATAAATTATAAGCACAATCATATTGTACAGCAGATAATGAGAATAACAAATGGCAAAGGGGTCGATCGTGTAATTATAGCTGGTGGAGATACTAAGACATTGTCGCAGGCTGTAGAAATTGTCAAACCAGGAGGAGTAATTTCTAATATTAATTATTATGGAAGAGAAGGTACTTTAGAAATACCACGTGTAGAGTGGGGATGTGGGATGGCTCATAAAACCATAAAAGGAGGACTTTGCCCAGGTGGACGTCTTAGGGCAGAAATGTTAAAGGATATGGTAATGTATAACCGTATAGATTTAAGTAAGCTGGTTACACATGTATTTTATGGTTTTGAGCACATAGAAGAAGCTCTCATGTTAATGAAAGAAAAACCCAAAAATTTAATCAAAGCAGTAGTGGTAATATAG